CGCGACCACCCCGGTGTGGCACCGCCAGTACACCGATGGGGAGGAGCGGCCCGGCTTTTTCGCCCCGTCGCCCGCGTGGGAGGAGGAACGGGTGGAGGCGGTCTGCCCCTTCACTGGGAGGCTGCAAGGGGCAGCGGCGGACTGACGCTTCAGCCCGCCGCCGCTCCGTGAGTGTTATTCGCCCGGCTGCAAGGTCAGGGTCACCGTGCGGCCCCAGTCCTCCTCGTCCGTGCTCATGGGGAGGTACTCGCCCGAGGCCCACTTGCCCTGCTGGTCGCTGACATGCTCGCCCAGCGGGTTGCCCCCCTGGCCCAGGCTGCCGATGTAGAGGCTGCGGTTCATGTCGGCCAGGTCCACGATGTGGCGGTAGCTCGGGCCGTGCGTCTGGCGCAGCGTCTCGGGGTCGGGGCGGGCCACGTTCACCGTGTTCGTGCCGCCGGGGGTGGGCGCGGCGTGGTTGAACAGCCACGCGACGCGGGCGTCCTCGCCCATCACGTGGTCACTGGCGACCGTATGCACCCGGCCATAGGTCCAGCCGTCCATGTCGCCCCCCAGCCGCCCGGCGAGGCCGTCCACAGCCGCCTTCAGGCTGACGCGCAGCAGGTCGGCACAATTCTCCACGCGGGTGGCCTGCGAGCGGCACAGCTCCCCGTCCTCCCGCAGTTGCTCGCGCACAGCGAGCGCGTTCAGGCGGGTGTCGTCGCCCAGTTCGTCCCCCGCCATCGCCTGCAACTCGGCCAGCCACGCCTCGTAGATCGTGCTGGGCACGCTGTCGGTGGTCTGGTTGCCGTCCCAGCCGCGCAACTGCTCCAGCGCCGCCCGGCTGAGGTCCCCGTCCGGCTGGGTGGCGAGCAGCAGGGGCTGGAGGTCGCGCCAGACCAGGCTCACCGTGTCCAGTTGCACGGCCTTCACGTCCTCCAGCGTCAGGCCCTCCGGCTTGGCGGTCAGTAGCTCCGTGATGCGCTCGGCGCGGTACGGCTCGGCCCAGTTGCGGAGGTTCCCGAGGGGATCGGCCCCGCCCGGCAGCACCTTATTGTTGGCCGTCACGACGAGGCCGTCCTGCGGGTTGAGGGTGGCGGGCAGCTCCTCGTAGGGGATGAAGCCCTGCCACTCGCGCGAGCCGTCGCCGGGCACGGGCTGGGAGCCGTCCCAGCCTTCACGCACGGGCACCCGTCCCGGTGCCGCATACCCCACGTTGCCGTCCACGTCGGCATACACGAAGCTCTGGCTGGGGGCCACGTAGGGCCGCAACGCCGCCCGAAAGTCCTCCCAGTTCTGCGCGTAGTTCAGCCCCAGGAAGGCGTCCAGGGTGGTGTCGCCGGGTTGCAGGGCGGTCCACTTCAACGCCACGCGCGGCCCGAGCGCCCCCGCGCCCACGTCCGAGATGATCGGCCCGTGCCCACTCTCGCGCACGACGAGGCGCACGTCCTCGCCGCCCTTGACCTTGATGACCTCGGTGCGCTCGGTCAGGCGGGCCGACGCCGGTTCCACATAGAGGTCCTGCACGTCGGGATTCACGTTCGTCACGCCCCAGGCGATGCGGTCATTGCGGCCGATCACCACGCTGGGCAGGCCCGGAATGCTCGCCCCGATCACCCGCAGGGTCGGCCCGCGCAGGTCGGCGAGGTACCACAGCATCGGGCTGGACAGCGCGAGGTGGGGGTCGTCGGCCAGGATGGGCTTGCCGCTCTGGGTGCGGCTCCCGGAGATCACCCAGTTGTTGCTCCCCTTGCCGGGCACCCGCTCCATCCCCAGCGAGCGGGCCGCCTCCAGATGGGTCCGCAGGGCGGCCAGGGTCGCGTCCGGCAGGGTGAGGGCGCTCGCTCCCGCCGGGGCCGCGTTCTCCTCGCCCACCTCGCCTTCGCTGAGGATGGTGGTCGCGCCCTGGGGGTAGGGAGGGCGGATGTCGTCCAGACGGCCCTCCCCGAGCTTCTCCTGCACCCGCGCCGCGAGCAGTTCCTCGTCCCAGTTGCCGCCGAGGTCGTAGGCCATCAGCTTGCTCCAGGCGATGGCGTCCACCTCGGCCCAGGGCTCTGGCGCATACCCCAGAATCCGGAACTCAGGGGCCACCTGTCCCTGCCGCATCGCCGCGTTCACGCCCGCCGTGTACGCCCGGATCATCCGCCGCGAGCGGTCCGACAGGGCGGGGAGGGCCGACTGCGCCGCCCGGTAAAAGCCCCACGTCCGCAGGAAGCGGTCTTGCGAGAGGGCCGCGTCGCCCAGCACCTCCGCGAGCCGTCCCTGGGTCACCCGGCGCTGAAAGTCCATCTGCCACGCCCGGTCCTGCCAGTGGGTGAAGCCCAGCGCGAAGATCGCGTCCTCGTCCGACGCCTCGGCCCGGATATGCGGCACCCCCCACGCGTCGCGCGTGACCGTCACCGGTCCCGAGAGGCCCGCGAGCCGCACCTCGCCCGACACCTGGGGCCGTGACGTGCCCCGCAGCCACAGCACCGCCGCCAGCGCCAGCAGCAGCACGACCAACACCACCCAGAGCAGGCCCCGGCCCACCCGTCCCATCAAGCGCATCCTGCCTCCTTTGGTTAGGCCGTCAGGATAGGGGAGACGGGGCCGGGGAGGGGGCGGAAGCGGTGACCCGCTCGGGTTTTTGCGCCAGCGCCGCCCCCGCCAGAATCAGCGCCCCGCCCAGCAGCATGGCGGGCCGCAGGGGTTCCCCCAGCACCAGGAAGGCCAGTCCCACCGTGAACAGCGGCTCCAACGTCCCCAGCAGGCTGGCCCGCGCCGCCCCCAGCCGGGCGACGGCCCCGTACAGGGCGGGCACGGCGATCAGGGTGGGCAGCACGGCTATCCCCAGAATCACGCCCCACTGCGCAGCGGTGTCCGGCATCCCCAGTTCGCCCCGCGCCCCGGCCAGCCCCCCGAAGGCGACCGCCCCCACCAGCGCGAGGTGCCCGGTGGCGGCCAGCGGTGTAACCCCCCGCAGCCAGTGCTCGGAGGCGAGCAGATAGGCCGCGTACAGCGCCCCCGCCCCGGCTCCCAGCGTCAGGCCCACCGGGTCCCGGTCGCCCGCCCCCGGCAGCCCCACGACGAGGCCCAGGCCTAGCGCCGCGAGCGCCACCGCCCCCAGCCGCGCCGCGCCCGGCCGCCGCCCCGCCAGCCACCCGAACAGAATCACGAAGGCGGGCGCGAGGTAGAGCAGCAGCCCCGTCGCCCCCGCCGTGATGCGCCCCAGCGCCCCGAAGTAGCAGAAGGTCGCCAGCACGTAGACCACCCCGACCCCCAGCAGCGGCCGCCGCTGGGCCAGGGTCAGCCCCCGGCCCGCGAACGGCAGCAGCGCGGCGGCGACCAGCCCGAAGCGCCACCCGAGCACCTCATAGCTTCCCAGCCCCACCTCCCCCGCGAGCTTGCCCCAGATCCCCAGCGTGGCGAAACTCAGCGCGGCGACGAGGGCGAGGAGCAGGCCGGAGCGGGCGGGGGAGGGCATGGACTTCAGCGTAGGCCCTCGCGGGGTAGGCAGGTCCCGGCTTGTCTGCGACCCGCCCCACCTCCCCCACCTGGTGCCTTGCGGTAGGGTCGGGCATGTGATGTCGCCCGCCCCCACCCTTCCCCCGGTGCCTTGGCGGATGGCGCTTCCGTTGCCTGTCCCGGCGCTGGATTTTGCCGCGCCACACGGGTTCGGAGGTGTGGTGCCCGTGGGCTGCCGGGTGCTGGTGCCCTGGCGCGGCGGGCTGTCGGTGGGGCTGGTGGTGGGCGCGGGCGAGGGCGGCGCTGGAAGCCACCGTCTGCGCGAGGCCGTCCATCTGCTGGACGACGAGGACGGCCCCTGGGTCCCCCCCGCCACCGTGGAGGCGGTGACCGCCTGGGCGCGGGAGGCACGGCTGCCCGCCGGGCTGGTCTGGAGTGACCTCCTCGGCGTGGGGTGGGAGGTTCGGCTGGACCACCGGGTCCGGGCGGTGCCCGACGCGGACCTGGGGGCCTTCGGGTCGCACGTGCCGGGCACCGCCTGGACCGACGCCGCCGACTACTCGCCTCCCTTGCTGGACGCCATCCGCGAGCAGGGCCTGCTGGAAGAAGCCTTCCGCCCCCGCCCCCGGTTGCGCGGGATGGTGCGGGCACGGCCGCTGGGAGAGGTGCCGCCTGCCGCCCGCACGGTGACTGTGCTGCGGGCCTCGGCTGAGCCGCCCCCTACCCTGACCCCGAAAGGTCGGGAGGCGTGGGCGTGGCTGGCCGAGCATGGCCCTCAGCCCACCCTGGCGGCGTGGGCCAGGGGCGCGGGCGTGAGCGGAGGTGTGGTGAACGGCGTGCTGAACGCGGGCGGGGCGTTCTACGCGGCCGAACAGGCCCCCCCACCCCCCGCCTGGACCTGGCTCCACGACCACGGCCCGGTGGACTCGCTGAGTGCGTGGGCCTCCCTCGCCTCGGCGGACGGGGTGGGGCTGACTCCCACGGCGGCGGGCACCCTGGCCCTGCGCGGCTGGGCCGACACGGTGCAGGAGGTCGCGCCGCCTCCCACGCTGGCCCCTCCCGTTCCGGCCCCCAGCCCCGCTGACCCCGACCGCCTCCCCGAGTCCGCCGCGTGGCGGCTGCACGGCGGGCGTCCGGCCTCGCGCTTCCGCACGCTGGCACCCCGCATTGCTCGGTTGCTGGAGCAGGGGCGCGGGGTCCTCGTCCTCGCGCCCGACCACGCCACCCTGCGCCGCGCCTGGGAGGGCCTCTCCGGGCTGGCCCAGGCGGCGGGCACGCGGGCCGTTCAGGTCAGCGGGGCGCTGACCCCGGAGGAACGCGAGCACACCTGGCACCTGATCCGCACGGGGGCGGCCCGGCTGGTGGTCGGGAGTTACCTCGCCCTGGTCACCCCGCTGGACGACCCCGCGCTGATCGTGGTGCTGGAGGAGGGCAGCGACGCCTACAAGCTCCAGTCCGGCTCGCGGGCCTTCGTCCCCGACGTGGCCGCGCGGGTGGCGACCTGTCACGACGTGGCCCTCGCGCTGGTCGGCGTGGCCCCCGCCGCCGAGAGCGTGCCCCTGCCCGGCGCGGTGCTGCCCCCGCCCCGGCTGCGGCTGCATGTGGTGGATTATGCCAACCCGCCCGAACAGCCCGAACTGGGGCCGTTGTCGTCCGTTCACCTAACTCCCGGTGACCTGGGCTACCCCCTCAGTCACGACCTCGTGCGCCTCCTGCGGCAGGTGCAGGAGCGGGGACGGCAGGCGGCGCTGCTGGCGCCCCGGCGGGGCTACTCGGCCCTGCTGCGCTGCCCCTCGTGCGACCACACGCCGGGCTGCCGCAACTGCGACGTGCCGCTGCGCTTCCATCAGGGCACCCGGCAGCTCACCTGCCACCAGTGCGGCTACCACGAGCCCGTCCCCGACCGCTGCGACGAGTGCGGCGAACCCATGTGGAAGGCCCGTGGCCCCGGCACCGAGTGGATCGCCGCCGAGGTCGCCCGGCTGGTGCCCGGCCTGCCCGTCTACCGCTGCGACCGCGACCGTCAGGACGACCTCTCGGCCCTGCACGCGGGGGAGGGCGGCGTGGTCGTGGGCACCCAGCTCCTGCTGTCGGGCGAGGCGCCACCGAATCTCGCCCTGATCGGGGTGACGCTGGCCGACACCTGGCTGAACGTCTCGGACTTCCGCGCCTCCGAGCGCTACCACCGCCTGCTGCGCCAGCTTGGGGAATGGCACGTCACGCGCCCGCCCATGCTGGTGGTTCAGACCTTCCAGGCCCAGCATCCGGCCCTGCGCGTCCTGGTGGACGGCAAGGACGCCCTGGCCTACCCTGCTGCCGAGGAGCGTGCCCGCCAGGCCCTGGGCTACCCGCCCCACGCCCGCCTCGCGCAGGTGGAGGTCGCCGCCCGCGAGGCCCGCCGCGCGAGGGAGGTCGCCGTCGAGGTCTTCGATGCCCTGCACGGCGCGGGGGCCACTGAGGGTGAGGTCCTGGGTCCTGCCCCCAGCCCGGTCGCCCGCCTGCGCGGGGTCTACCCCTACCACCTGCTGCTGCGGGCGCGGAACGACACCCGGCTCTCCGAACTGCTCGCCACACTGGACCGCCCCTGGCGGGCGCGGGTGCGGGTGGACGTGAATCCGCGCGGGGGGCTGTAACTGACGAGGCGGTCATACCCCCAACGGGGGTGCCCTCATGTGCGCCCCCTGGCTGAGAGAAGCCTGAGACACTGCCAGCGTGAGATCAAGAAGCCCACAGCGAGGCTCGTGGCGTCCACTCCTCCTGACGTTCGCACTGGCGCTGCCCGTGGTGTCGCCCCTTCCAGGTGCATCAGTGGCGCTGGCGGCGACCCAGGCCGAGCAGTCGGTGCAGGTGCAGGGACAGGCCCCCTTTACAGGCAACGTGGCGGCGGCGCGGCAGGCGGCCATCACTGACGCGGTACGGGTTGCCATCGAGCAGGTGCTCGGTGCCTATATCAGCACATCGAGCACCCTGCGCAGCACCGACGAATTCGAGCAGTTCCAGCAGCGCCTGATGAAGCGCTCGGATGGGTTCGGCCGGGTCACGCAGGTGCTGGCCGAGGGGCAGCAGGGGAGCCTCTACACCGTGACCGTCCGGGTGGTCGTGGCCCGCCCCAGCCTGGAGCAGGAACTCAAGGCCTTTCTCGCGCAAAAGGGCGACCCGCGCATCATCGTGGCGATTCCGGAGGTCATCTTGCGCCGCACCGTCCCCGACCCCGCCGCCGAGACCGAAGTGCAGCGGGCACTCATCGCGGCGGGTTACCGGGTGGTGGACCTCAAGCAGACCGAGCACAACGCCCTGCGCGACGTGCTGCGCGGCGGCAGCCTGAGCGCTCAGGCGTTGGGTGACCTCGCCACCCGCTTCAAGGCCGACCTGCTGATCACCGGGGAAGCCTTCGCGGAGGAGTACGGCACCGTGCTCTCGCAGCGGGCCTACACGTCCCGACTCGAACTCAAGATCGTGGACCTCGCCACCGGGCAAATCATCTTCAGCGACGCCTTCACGGGAACGGGCACAGCGCCCACCGACGCGGTGGCGGGCAAGGCGGCCCTCCAGAACGTTGCCAAGACGGCGGTGCCCGCACTGCCCGGTGCGCTGCTGGGCTGGCTCAGCGGCAGCGGCAAGGCCGCCGGGCGCACCTTCAGCGTGCGGCTGGTGGGGGTGCCGAGTTTCCGTGCCCTGAACGACACCCTGGCCTCGCTGCGGGCCACGGCCGGGGTGGCGGCGGCCCTGAACCGCCACTTCGACGCGGCGGGTGCCCAGGTGGAAGTCGAGTACAGCGGCTCCCCCGAGGATCTCGCCACCCTGCTCGAGGACCTCGGCCTGACCGTGACCGGCCTCAGCGCGGGCGAGATCACCGTTTCTTACCGCTGAACCCCCAATCCAAGGAGGACCCATGCAGAAATTCCTGATAATCGCCGCCCTGTGCGCGGGGGCAGCGCTGGCCCAGGCGGCCGATACGCCCGTCACCCCCCAGCAGTTCGTGAACACCGAGGGGGTGCAGGCCGCCTACACCGTGCGGGGCGACCAGCTCAGCCCGGTGGACGCCCTAGCGCTGATGCGGCAGTGCACCCTGTCGGGGGCTTCCCCCGTGGATACCAACCGCGACGGGCGCAACGACACCCTGCGCGTGTACGGCTTCGGCATCGTGCCTGCGCAGGTGTATCAGGCGCGGGGGGTCACGGCCCTCGCTCCCGCCATGCAGAAAGCCGAATTGCGGGCCAACGGCGCCGCCGCCGAGTTTTTCGGGGGCCTGCGCACGGCGGTCGCGCGGAGTCTGGACACCCAGGACACCACCGCCAGCGTCGTGGACGGCGGCGACCTGAAGCTCTCCAATCTCGCGCTGGAAACGGTGCGCGCGAGCGTCCGCACGGGTGCCCAGGCCGTGCTGCGGGGCGGCCGGGTGACCGGACACCGTCTCGTCAGCCTGGGCACCCAGGGGCTGTGTGTGGTGGCCCGCTATGAGTTGCCGCTCGATCAGCGTTCCGCGGGGACCGCTTCCCCTGCCCCGCGCGGCGCGGCCCTGCCGGGTGGCCCGGTTCCGGCCAGCTCGGGCTTCCCCCTGCCCCCGCCCGGCACCAGCGGCGATTTCTGAGCCTTTGTTCCTCCTGCCCCTTTCCCACTTCAAGGAGCCTTCCATGACCCACCTGCGCCTGCTCGCCCTGACCCTCGCCCTCGCCGCGCCCGCCGCCGCCCAGACCACGGCCATCCCGGCAGCCCCGGCCACGCCCGCCCCGGTGACCGCCGCCCCCGCCCTGCCGCAGGGCCAGGTCAACATCGCCGTGGGAACTTTCCGCTGCAAGGCGTCCAAGTGCTCCTCCGACCTCGGGGACGGCATCTCCGACGCCCTGACGACCGCGCTGTTGAATACCGGCAAGTTCGCCGTCTACGAGCGCGAGAACACCGGGCAGCTCACCGAGGAAGCGTTCCTGAGCGGGGGCGCCGCCTTCGAGGGCGCGGACCTGCTGATCTTCGGTTCGATCACCCAGTACGAGCCGGAAGCGTCGGGGGGCGGCATCAATGTGCTGGGCTTCTCGCTGGGTCAGAAGAAAAGCACAATCGCCATGGACCTGCGGATTGTCGACGTGAAGACCCGCCGCATCATCGGCGGCACCCAGGTCAAGGGCGAGGCGCAGGGCAACAGCTTCAGCATGAGCGGTCTGCTGCCGCTGAATCTGGGAGTTGGGGTCAAGTCCAGCCCGCAGATCGAGGCGGCTATCAGCACGATGCTGAATGACGCCGTGCAGCAACTGCTCCTCAAGGTGCCTGCGAGCTACTACCGCAACTGAGCGAAAAGGGGCATCGGGCCGGGAAGAGGTAGGGGATACTTCCCTCTCCCCCGGCCTGACCCTTTTCTTGACCTTTTCCTGGCCCCCTGTCCCGCTGGGCTAGACTGCCCCGCATGATTCGCCTCGCCGTGCTCTCGGACCTGCACGCCAATCTGGAGGCGACGCTGGCCGTACACGCCGACGTGAAAAGGCGCGGGCTGACCGAGATCTGGGTTCTGGGAGACCTCGTCGGCAAAGGGCCGCGTCCCCGCGAGGTCGTGGAATGGACCCAGGCCCACGCCACCCGCGTCATCCAGGGCAACTGGGACGCCCGCGTCGCCGGGGCCACCAACCGGCCGCAGGACCTGTGGCCGCGTTCCAAGCTCACCCCCGAGCAGCTCGCCTACCTCGCCGGGCTGCCCTACGGCATCGAGGAACAGTTCGGGGGTGCGTGGTGGCGCTTCGTCCACGCCTCCAGCAAGGGCCTCTTTCACCGCCTGTACCCCCATTCCAGCCTCGCCGAGCAGCTCGACGCCTACCTGCCCAACCCCCAGTTCGGTTTGAAGGCGCATGCCGACGCCCTCGTCTACGCCGATGTCCACGAGACGCTGATGCTGGACGTGGAGGGGCGACCCCTGATCAACACGGGCTCGGTGGGCAATCCCCTCGACAGCACGCTGCCCAGCTACCTGATTCTGGAGTTCGACCCGAACAGCCCCGCCCACAGCGCCACCTTCGTGCGCCTGACCTACAACCGCGACGCGGAGATCGCGGCGGCGGAGGCCAGTGGAATGCCCTTTACCCGCGAGTACATCGCAGAGTTGCTGACGGGGGCGTACCAGAAACGGCGGGCACGGACGGGGGAATAGGCCCTCTGTCCCCCAAAAAAGACCCCCGCGCGTGGCGGGGTTTCTCTTGACGGAGCGGTCTGTGGCCGCGCTGCGGGGTCAGACCGGCAGCTCGCCTTTCTCCCGCATCGCCTCGCGCAGCTTGGTGGGCTCCAGCAGGCTCGCGCCCGCCCCGTAGCGGCGCTTCACGGCGCTCTGCACCAGCCACAAGGCCAATGCCACGCCCGCGAGGCTGATGATCAAGCCGGGCACCCGCATGATCGCGTTGACCTCGGCGACCTGCGCGTTGAAGGCGTCCGAGCCGAACTTGGCCGTCACGCGGGCGTAGTTCACGGCGCTGTTGACCACCCCGCCGATCAGGTCCACCACCGCAAAGGCCACCGTTGCCCCGACCAGCCCCCGGTGGACCACGGGGTCACGCATCGCCTGCTGGGTGGCGGCGCGTTCCTCCGGCTTCTCGCCCAGGCTGGCGGCGTCCAGAAACACCCGGAAGAGGGGCACCCGCGTCCCCGCGCTGATCAGGAAAAAGAGGCCGACGAGGTACGACCGCGCACTGTCTTTGATCGCGTACCAGAACCCGTCCACGTACCAGAAAGCCAGGGCTCCCGAGAAGATCGCTCCCGCCCCGCCGATCAGGGCCACCGGGCTGACATTGCGGTTCACGATCAGGTCGACGAGCACGTACACGACCGGAATCAGCGCCGCGATGACGTAGGCCTTGATGTTCCCCGCCATGTCCCCCCCCAGCAGGTCCGCCACACTGATGCCGCTGCCCAGGATATTCGGGCTGAGAATCAGGATCGGGATCAGCAGTGTGAAGACGAGGTCCCAGACGGTCTTGGGAACCCCGGTGCGCGGGCGGGCGGCGGGCGAGGGCGCGGTCATGGGGGCCATTGTCTCATCTGGGGGTGAGTGGGGAGTCGTGAGGGGGAAGTGGAGCCTTCGGCAGAAGCTTCCGCCTGACCTCCACTTCCCACCCACAACTGACCTAGTGGTCGTGCCCGTGCCCGCCCTGGCCGCGCTTGCCGCTGACCTCCTCACGCACCTCCGCGATAAAGAGGGTGCAGGCCTCCGGGCAGGGAATCGCGCCGGGCACACCGCTGAACACCGTCGAGCCCAGGCGCTCGCCCGCCCACAGCCGGGTCTTGAGACATTTGCTGCACACGTCCTGCGCCACCTCCTCCACCTGCTCGGGGGTCGCGCGGGTGACCTTGGTGTAGATGCCAGTCTGACGGCGGGCGGTCGTGGGCCACGGGGTCGCCCGCAGGTTGTGGGTGTGGTGGGCGTAACTCTCCTCCACGACGGCGGGGTAGAGGTTGTGGACCGCGCGGGGCAACTCGGCTTCCGTCAGGATCGCCCGCCAGCCGCGCGGGAGATTCCGCAGGGTGTGCACCGGGCGGTGGTGCCCGCCCTCGTCGCGGCGGGTGCGGTCGCGCAGGCCCTCCACCGTCACCAGCGTCTGGAGGTCGGCGGCGGGGCGGCCCTCGTCCAGCGCGTGGCGCAGTTCATACATGCCCGCCTGCGGGGTGATCATCGCCTCGCCTATCCGGGTGCCCCGGCGGGCCAGCGCGAGGAAAGCGTTCCAGGCTTCCGCGTGGCCCTGGTCCTCGTCGCCGCCCGCGCCCGACGCCCCCCGCGCCTCCTGCGCGAGTTGCAGGACCACCTCGGCCACGTCGGGGTGGGTGCCCACGGGCGCGGCGTAGTAGACGGTCTGCGGGGCGTTCGGCGTCTCCGCGAACTCGGTGACCTGTCCGGTCAGGCCCATGTCCTCGGGAATCGTCTCCAGCGTGTGCCACCCCTCGGACGCGAAGAAGGGCACGACCACCACGCGCGGCGAGCGCACCAGCTCCGGCCAGGTGCCCACCTTGGGGTCCTCGTCCAGAAAGAGGGCGTGGACCTCCGCGAAGTGCCCGGACTCGCGCAGGCGGTCGGCATTCCCGTAGATCACCCGGTTGGAGTTCTGGTTGCGGGTGGTGCCGTGCCCCAGCACGATCAGGGCGGTGTCGGCGGGGTTCAGGTCGGGCAGCACCTCGCGGGCGCGGGCCAGGATCACGTCGCTCATGGCGGGGTGGACCCCGTAGGGCAACGTGTAGCGCACCGTCTTGCCGCCCAGCACGCGGGCCACGCCCTCCGGCGGCACCGGCCCCTGGTGGCCCAGCCCCAGCTCGCGCGGAATCACCGTCTCGGTGAAGTAGCCTTCCGAGATGAACATGGGAATCACCGTCACGTCGGTGCTGCGCACGGTCCTGAGCACCTGCCGCAGCGAGGGTTCTTCCTTCCAGTACCCTTCCACGACCTCGTCGTACAGGCCACGCTCCCGCAGCAACTCCGCGTAGCGGTAGACGGCTCCGGCGGACTCGCCGTTGAGGTGCGACCCGTGGCCGATCAGGACGAGCGAACGCATACGGCGGGCACTCTAGCAGCGCCCCCGCCACGCGATTGTCCCCCTGACTCAAGTTGACCCGGCTCAGGTTCGGCCGACTCCGGGAGGTGACCCCGGCATGAATCTTCCGCCAGCCTCCCCTCACGCACGTCCGGTCGCGGCTGCTTAGGGTGGGGAGGCAGCTCGGTCCCTTCCCCCCATTCCCCAGGAGGTATCCCATGTTCTTCCAGCAACGCGACCGCCACGAGCAGATGGCCCGCCTCGATCCCCGCGACACCAACATGGACGGGGTGGTCAGCCCGCAGGAGGCGGCGGCCTACATCCAGGACTACATGCAGCACGCCTCCCCCGAGGAGCGCCAGCAGATCATGCGCGAGTACTTCTCGCAGATGAGCCCGCAGGAGCGCCAGCAGATGGGCGACGCGATGGTGCAGAGCCCCTACAGCCCGGTGC
This genomic interval from Deinococcus sp. HSC-46F16 contains the following:
- a CDS encoding DR2241 family protein — protein: MRSLVLIGHGSHLNGESAGAVYRYAELLRERGLYDEVVEGYWKEEPSLRQVLRTVRSTDVTVIPMFISEGYFTETVIPRELGLGHQGPVPPEGVARVLGGKTVRYTLPYGVHPAMSDVILARAREVLPDLNPADTALIVLGHGTTRNQNSNRVIYGNADRLRESGHFAEVHALFLDEDPKVGTWPELVRSPRVVVVPFFASEGWHTLETIPEDMGLTGQVTEFAETPNAPQTVYYAAPVGTHPDVAEVVLQLAQEARGASGAGGDEDQGHAEAWNAFLALARRGTRIGEAMITPQAGMYELRHALDEGRPAADLQTLVTVEGLRDRTRRDEGGHHRPVHTLRNLPRGWRAILTEAELPRAVHNLYPAVVEESYAHHTHNLRATPWPTTARRQTGIYTKVTRATPEQVEEVAQDVCSKCLKTRLWAGERLGSTVFSGVPGAIPCPEACTLFIAEVREEVSGKRGQGGHGHDH